One region of Edaphobacter bradus genomic DNA includes:
- the ruvB gene encoding Holliday junction branch migration DNA helicase RuvB: protein MDFAKNKTKIELNRGARSEEAERLVSAGRVDEDAAFELKLRPTRLAEFIGQEKAKEQLAIALEAAKSRGEALDHVLLFGPPGLGKTTLATIIANELGVGYQQTSGPALQIQGDLTAILTNIRDRQVLFLDEIHRLQPVLEEKLYTALEDYKLDIMIGQGPAARTHVMEIKPFTFVAATTRPGLLSSPLRSRFGILLRLEFYTDDELRFVVERSAEVLGVPIDQDGAAEIAMRSRGTPRIANRLLRRVRDYAQVRAAGKIDRATAQAALTLLEVDAHGFDELDRRLLRTIIEKYDGGPVGLNTLAAALAEEQDALEEVYEPFLIQIGFLDRTPRGRVATRLAYEHLGIEMPRKLSLF from the coding sequence GTGGATTTTGCGAAGAACAAGACGAAGATTGAACTGAACCGGGGTGCGCGGTCGGAGGAGGCGGAACGGTTGGTCTCCGCCGGGCGTGTGGATGAGGATGCGGCGTTTGAGCTGAAGCTGAGGCCGACGCGGCTGGCGGAGTTCATCGGGCAGGAGAAGGCGAAGGAGCAACTGGCGATTGCGCTGGAGGCGGCGAAGTCGCGCGGCGAGGCTCTGGACCACGTGCTGCTCTTCGGGCCTCCGGGACTGGGCAAGACGACGCTCGCGACGATCATTGCGAATGAGCTGGGAGTTGGGTATCAGCAGACGAGCGGCCCGGCGCTGCAGATCCAGGGCGACCTGACGGCGATCCTGACGAACATCCGCGACCGGCAGGTGCTGTTTCTCGACGAAATTCACAGGCTGCAGCCGGTGCTTGAGGAAAAGCTGTACACGGCGCTCGAGGACTACAAGCTGGACATCATGATCGGGCAGGGCCCGGCGGCGCGCACGCACGTGATGGAGATCAAGCCGTTCACGTTTGTGGCGGCGACGACGCGGCCGGGGCTGCTCTCGTCGCCGCTGCGGTCGCGGTTCGGGATTCTGCTGCGGCTCGAGTTCTACACCGACGACGAGCTGCGGTTTGTGGTGGAGCGTTCTGCCGAGGTGTTGGGGGTTCCGATCGATCAGGACGGCGCGGCGGAGATCGCGATGCGCTCGCGGGGAACGCCGCGAATCGCCAACCGGCTGTTGCGGCGCGTGCGGGACTACGCGCAGGTGCGGGCCGCGGGGAAGATCGACCGAGCCACCGCGCAGGCGGCGCTGACGCTGCTCGAAGTGGACGCGCATGGCTTCGATGAGCTTGACCGGCGGCTGCTCAGGACGATCATCGAGAAGTACGACGGCGGGCCGGTGGGGCTGAATACGCTGGCTGCGGCGCTTGCCGAGGAGCAGGACGCGCTGGAGGAGGTGTATGAGCCGTTCCTGATCCAGATTGGGTTTCTGGATCGCACGCCGCGTGGAAGGGTGGCTACGCGGCTGGCGTATGAGCATCTGGGGATTGAGATGCCGAGAAAACTAAGTCTGTTTTGA
- the murQ gene encoding N-acetylmuramic acid 6-phosphate etherase, with translation MNLAALTTEARNPRTEHIDQLPTLEMLTVINQEDQSVPLAVAIELPHIAKAVDAIAERFERGGRLFYIGAGTSGRLGVLDASECPPTFSVPPTLVQGLIAGGDSALRKSSEKSEDSREQGAADLASAGFCANGAPDTLVGIAASGRTPYVLGAMEHSRKLGALTISLTCVADSQMAALADIAIAPVTGPEVVTGSTRLKAGTATKLVLNMLSTGVMIRTGAVYGNLMVNVQPTNEKLVDRAHRIITDATGIDRAAAAKLLEEAGNVKVAIAMQKLGLDRSAAEAALRNSNDRLGLLLRNLPS, from the coding sequence ATGAATCTCGCCGCACTCACCACGGAAGCCCGCAATCCCCGCACCGAGCACATCGACCAGCTCCCCACCCTCGAGATGCTCACCGTCATCAATCAGGAAGACCAGAGCGTTCCTCTCGCGGTCGCCATAGAGCTGCCTCACATCGCCAAGGCCGTCGACGCCATCGCCGAGCGCTTCGAGCGCGGCGGACGCCTCTTCTATATCGGCGCCGGAACCAGCGGCCGCCTCGGCGTGCTCGACGCCAGCGAGTGCCCACCCACCTTCTCCGTCCCGCCGACGCTCGTGCAGGGACTCATCGCCGGCGGAGACTCCGCGCTGCGCAAATCCAGCGAAAAGTCCGAGGACTCCCGAGAGCAGGGCGCAGCCGACCTCGCCTCCGCAGGCTTCTGCGCCAATGGAGCCCCGGACACGCTCGTAGGCATCGCCGCCAGCGGCCGCACTCCCTACGTCCTCGGCGCGATGGAGCACTCGCGCAAACTCGGCGCCCTCACCATCTCGCTCACCTGTGTCGCAGACTCCCAGATGGCGGCGCTCGCCGACATCGCCATCGCCCCGGTCACCGGCCCGGAAGTCGTCACCGGCTCCACGCGCCTCAAGGCCGGAACCGCCACCAAGCTCGTCCTCAACATGCTCTCGACCGGCGTGATGATTCGCACCGGAGCCGTCTACGGCAACCTGATGGTCAACGTGCAGCCAACGAATGAGAAGTTAGTGGACCGAGCCCATCGCATCATCACCGACGCTACGGGAATCGACCGCGCAGCCGCTGCAAAACTGCTCGAAGAGGCAGGCAACGTAAAGGTCGCCATCGCCATGCAGAAACTCGGGCTGGACCGCTCCGCTGCGGAAGCTGCCCTTAGGAATTCTAATGACCGTCTAGGATTGCTGCTGCGAAATCTCCCCAGCTAA
- a CDS encoding zinc-binding alcohol dehydrogenase family protein, producing the protein MKAAIFNRTATGPSLIIEDVPRPQLTPGHVILRVLACGVCRTDLHIFEGDLPPLRNDHILGHQVVGEIVEGAPPELLGTRVGVSWVGGTDGSCPFCKRGEENLCDNITFTGYTVNGGYAEYVSARADFVHPLPSILDNAQVADAAHVAPLLCAGMIGFRSLRVAGTQPGERVGLFGFGASASLVIAVLRHWNCEVYVSTRGQSHREQAAQMGAAWVGTENDRPPVALDRAVTFAPSGDVVVSALASLRKGGIVAINAIHLDRIPQFDYDKLLWGERQIRSVANMTRADARDFLAIAAEIGIRPRVRTFPLDRAADALQAVKHETAEGPVVILP; encoded by the coding sequence ATGAAAGCCGCCATCTTCAACCGCACCGCCACCGGGCCGTCTCTCATCATCGAAGACGTCCCGCGCCCGCAGCTTACTCCCGGCCACGTCATCCTCCGAGTCCTCGCCTGCGGAGTCTGCCGCACCGACCTGCACATCTTCGAAGGCGACCTGCCTCCGCTGCGCAACGACCATATCCTTGGCCACCAGGTTGTTGGCGAGATCGTCGAAGGCGCCCCGCCTGAACTCCTCGGCACGCGCGTCGGAGTCTCCTGGGTGGGAGGCACCGATGGCTCCTGCCCCTTTTGCAAGCGCGGCGAAGAGAACCTCTGCGACAACATCACCTTCACGGGCTACACGGTCAACGGAGGCTACGCCGAGTACGTCTCCGCCCGCGCGGACTTCGTTCACCCGCTGCCCTCCATACTCGACAACGCCCAAGTCGCAGACGCCGCCCACGTCGCCCCTCTGCTCTGCGCCGGCATGATCGGCTTCCGCAGCCTTCGCGTCGCCGGCACGCAGCCCGGCGAGCGCGTCGGGCTGTTCGGTTTTGGTGCCTCGGCTTCTCTTGTGATCGCAGTTCTCCGCCACTGGAACTGCGAGGTCTACGTCTCGACGCGCGGCCAGTCGCACCGCGAGCAGGCCGCTCAGATGGGAGCGGCATGGGTCGGCACCGAGAATGACCGCCCTCCCGTCGCGCTCGACCGCGCCGTCACCTTCGCGCCCTCAGGCGACGTAGTCGTCAGCGCGCTCGCGAGCCTCCGTAAGGGCGGCATCGTCGCCATCAACGCCATCCATCTCGACCGCATCCCGCAGTTCGACTACGACAAGCTCCTCTGGGGCGAGCGCCAGATCCGCTCGGTAGCCAACATGACCCGCGCCGACGCCCGCGACTTCCTCGCCATCGCCGCCGAGATCGGCATCCGCCCCCGCGTCCGCACCTTCCCGCTCGACCGCGCCGCCGACGCCCTCCAGGCCGTCAAACACGAAACCGCCGAAGGCCCGGTCGTCATCCTCCCCTGA
- the bla gene encoding class A beta-lactamase — MVTRRSALVSLLIGSLSPRLLIAGPGSALPDPFLAIEQKSRGRLGCAVLDTGSGKRIGYHADERFPMCSTFKFLAAALILKRAEQGHEHLDRLITFTKADLLAYAPVTQQHLADGMTIAQLCEAAITLSDNTAANLLLASFGGPPAFNAFLRSIGDSVTRLDRIEPSLNEAVPGDPRDTTTPSAMLDNMHRVLFGDVLSFDSRTLLTNWLLANKTGDARLRAGLPHDWRAGDKTGSGERGTTNDIAVLWPPHRAPVLVTAYLTGSKLDSDGRNAILADAGRAVVNTIQPA; from the coding sequence ATGGTCACCCGTCGTAGCGCCCTGGTCTCCCTTCTCATCGGCTCCCTCTCGCCCCGCCTTCTTATCGCGGGACCGGGATCCGCTCTCCCCGACCCATTCCTTGCCATCGAGCAGAAGAGCAGAGGCCGTCTCGGCTGCGCCGTTCTCGATACCGGCTCGGGCAAACGGATCGGCTATCACGCCGACGAGCGCTTTCCCATGTGCAGCACGTTTAAGTTCCTCGCCGCCGCGCTCATTCTCAAACGTGCCGAGCAGGGCCACGAACATCTCGACCGCCTCATCACCTTCACCAAGGCCGATCTCCTCGCGTACGCGCCCGTGACGCAACAGCACCTCGCCGACGGCATGACGATTGCGCAGCTCTGCGAGGCTGCCATCACGCTCAGCGACAACACGGCCGCCAACCTGTTGCTCGCAAGCTTCGGCGGCCCGCCGGCGTTCAACGCCTTCCTCCGCTCCATCGGAGACTCCGTCACTCGCCTCGACCGCATCGAGCCGTCGCTCAACGAGGCCGTTCCCGGCGACCCGCGCGACACGACGACTCCCTCGGCGATGCTCGACAACATGCATCGCGTCCTCTTCGGCGACGTCCTCTCCTTCGACTCGCGCACCCTGCTCACCAACTGGCTCCTCGCCAACAAGACCGGCGACGCGCGCCTGCGCGCAGGCCTGCCGCACGACTGGCGGGCCGGCGACAAGACCGGCTCCGGAGAACGCGGGACGACAAATGACATTGCCGTCCTCTGGCCGCCACACCGCGCGCCCGTTCTAGTGACGGCTTATCTCACGGGGTCCAAGCTCGACAGCGACGGCCGCAATGCCATCCTCGCCGACGCAGGCCGCGCCGTCGTCAACACCATCCAGCCCGCCTAG